The genomic stretch GAAATATTTAATTGTTTTGCCACTTCGTTTTGGGTTTTATCTTCAAAATAACGAAGTCTGATAACAGTTTGTTCCCGTTGGGGCAATTTTTGTAACAGTTCGTGCAATGCCATATATTCCACAATTTTTTCTTCCTGATGTTCTTCGCCGGGAATCTTATCCATCAGCATTACAGAGCCGTCGTCTCCCATGGGGGCGTAGAGCGATTCGCAGGTGGGCGTGTAGGAAAGGGCGGTGACCACATCGTCTTCGGGAATTCCCGTGGCTTCAGAAATTTCTGTGATTTTAGGATCTTTGAAAAATTTGTTTTTATAGTCTTCTAAATATCGATTGATTTTATAGGAATTTTCCTTGATATATCGGGACACTTTTACCGCACCATCATCCCGGAGGAATCGTTTGATTTCTCCCATAATCATGGGAACTGCATAGGTAGAAAATTGCACATCGTAAGAAAAATCAAATTTTTCGATGGCTTTTTGCAATCCGATACAACCAATCTGAATGGCATCGTCCGGCTCAATTCCGCGGTTTAAAAATCGTAGAGCAATTTTTTTTACCAAGCCCATATTGAGAGAAAAAAGCTGCTCCATCGCAGCAGTATCTCCCATTTTTGCCAACTTAATCAGTTCGTTGTTTTTGTCAAACAACATAGCACACCTCGTCTTCTTAGCAGGTTTTCTGTTGTTATGTATGGTTGGGGTGAAGCCGTTTTTTCATAAAAATACGGGTACCTTTTCTCGGTGCCGAGTCCACTTCCAAAATATCCATAAAGGATTCCATTACGGTGAATCCCATTCCCGAGCGTTCTTCTTCAGTTTTGGTGGTGAAAAGGGGTTCTCTCGCTTTTTCGATATCGGGGATTCCTTTTCCCGAGTCGGTTACAGTGATTTCCACGCTGTAATCGGAAAAAAGACGCATCTCCAGCGTGATAACGCCAACTGTTTTATCATATCCGTGGATGACTGCATTGGAAACTGCTTCCGAAACAGAAGTTTTTACTTCCACAAGCTCTGAAACAGTGGGGTCTAACGGAGAAATGAATGCTGCAGCTGTAATACGTGCAAAGCCTTCGTTTTCCGATTTGGATAAAAACATCAATCGCATTTCATTTAGAATTTCCATAGTTTGCAAAGCTCCTTTCCGTGGGAGAGAATGGTAACCAGTTCTTGCATATTTGCCATGGTAAATATTCTTTGGTAACGTTGGTTGGTGGTATATATATAAGTACGGGCATCAAAAACGGAGGCAAGCTTGTAGCCATAGGCAACAAAACTGATGCCGGAGCTGTCCATAAAGTCAAGACCTTCTAAGTTGAAAATGATTCGTCGGTAGTTTTTCTCCGACAGTTTTAAAGCAAGTTGTTCCCGCATGCCAATACTGTTATGATGATCAAGTTCTCCCCGAAGCAGTATCATTAGAGTGTCGTTTTGTTCTTCAAAGAAAATTTCCATATTCATTCCTCATTTTTGTCAGTTTTTCTTATTGTAGCATAGCCCCTATGAAAAGTCCGTTGTAATTTGTCGTGAGAGTGAAAAAATCGTTCGACAAAATGATTTGTTTTTTGAAAAAGCGGTTGATTTTTTTGAGAGACTGTGTTATCATATAGAAGATTGATTGCAAAGGAGTATGTTATCATGAAACAAAGAGGCTTTGAAGTTGCCAAGGATTTTTTAGAACGGGATATTAAACTTCCCGAGCGTTCTACGAAAAACAGCGCAGGTTATGATTTTTTTGCTATCGAAGATACCGTGATTCCGTCTTATTATGCTCAGCTATTGGAAAAAGTGGTATCCAAAGAACCCATTAAACCCACGTTGGTAAAAACCGGAATCAAAGCGTATATGGGCGAGGATGAAGTGTTATCCATCTACAATCGTTCTTCCAATCCCGGTAAAAAAGGCTTGATTTTAGCAAATTCCGTTGGGATTATTGATAGTGATTATTATTCCAATCCGGATAATGACGGTCATATCATGTTTGCTTTTTACAATTTTATGCCTTTTGCCATTACCATTAAAAAAGGCGATAAAATCGGGCAGGGGATTTTCACCAAATTTTTAAAAGCGGATGACGATAACGCTCAAGGTGACCGTACCGGTGGCTTCGGTAGTACCGGTAAATAAAAAAAGGAGTAAAAAAATGAAAAAAATTTGTTTAGTACTGTTGGCAACTATGCTTGTATTAACAGGCTGCAGCCAGACATCAGAACAAGAAACTACGCAACAGACAACACAATCAACACAAACCACACAAACCAAAGGAGATGCTGATATGAAAGCAATTGTTACTATGAAAACCGTTACCGTGGATAAAACTGATGCGCAAAAACCTATTGTGACCATCGAAATGGAATCCGGCGGTATCATCAAAGCAGAATTATACCCTGATGTAGCCCCCATCACCGTGGAAAACTTTATTTCCTTAATTGAAAAAGGATTTTACAATGGTTTAACTTTCCACAGAAATATTCCCGGTTTTGTAATTCAGGGCGGATGTCCTCAGGGTACCGGTACCGGTGGCCCCGGTTACACCATCAAAGGAGAATTCTCCTCTAACGGCGTAGAAAACAACTTAAAACATACCCGTGGTGTGCTTTCCATGGCAAGAGCTATGGATCCCGATTCTGCAGGCAGCCAGTTCTTCATTATGCATGCAGATGCACCTCATCTGGATGGGGATTATGCGGCATTCGGTATGGTAACTGAAGGTATGGATTATGTAGATTCCATCGCAACCTCCGGTATGTAATAAGGCTTGTAAAAGAATCCAGAACGCAAAAGGCATAGGTTTCTATGCCTTTTTGTTTTTTAAGGTGAAAATTTGTTAGCACAAATTTTGATTGATAATGCCTTTTGCTATTCACAAACTTCTCCTCTCGCAGTACCTGTGTACGGCTTTGGGGTCAGTTTGTGAATTCTGAATCCTTTTCCTGCACCTTTCATATCCGGTTTGAAAAATTGGCTTAAATGAATGAACCTCACCGCTCGCTGTACACACGGTACAGCTTCGGGCTCGTCAAGGCGTTGCCTTGATTCGATTTCCGAATTCTGCATCAATTTTTCTTCACCTTAGAAAATATGGAAATAGCAAAGACGGAATCTTTGATGGGTTTCGTCTTTTTGTTTGATGTAAGAAACATCATTTGTAGGGGAGGGTGGGCATCCCCTTTCATTGTGAGAGCACTTCATTTGGCAAGATAGGAATCGCGATTTCCCGCTCGTCACATTCTGAAAGAAAAATACAAAAAAATTCCTGAAATCTCTTGACAAATAGGATTGTTTGTGATATATTATTTTAAGTCAGCTTATGTGTTTATATGCCGGTGTGGCGGAATGGCAGACGCGCGCGACTCAAAATCGTGAGGGAAACCGTGGGGGTTCAAGTCCCTTCACCGGCACCATCATTATAAAACCGTGTAAAAAATCGCTGATATATAAACTATATCTAATTTGTTTGGAGGTGCAATCGACTATGGCAAAATGCGAAATTTGCAACAAAGCTACCACTTTTGGTATTCAGGTTTCCCACTCTCACAGAAGATCCAACAGAACCTGGAAACCCAACATCAAAAAAGTAAGAGCAATTGTTGACGGTGCTCCGAAAAAAATTACCGTTTGCTCTAAATGCTTAAAATCCGGTAGAGTTATCAGAGCTATCTAATTGAAAAGCAAAAAAGAAAAAGACCGTTTTTAACGGTCTTTTTTGTATTGATAAAATTTCATTTTTGATACATTTTAAAAAAATTGTTGAATTTTGTGATGAAATATGCTAGGATAAGATTAGTTTAATAATCTTTTTGATTTAGGAGAATGTTCACTATGAAAAAACTAATTGCTATTTTACTTGTTGTCCTGATGGCATTATCTTTATGCGCTTGTGGTAAAAACGAAGCGAAACAGCCGGAATCTGCTAAAGAAAGTTCCATCGATTCCGATGTGGAAGCTCCCGAGATTGTGAGTTCTGACGAAGATTCCCGGGAAAGTATTGTGTCTAAGGTACAGGGGAACTGGGTAAGTCCCGACGGCTATTTCCTGCAATTTAGCGGAAATCGTTTTTCTGACGGACATTACAGAAGCGAGGGTGGACTTTCCGGAAATATTTCTTTGTTCAGAAATGTAGGTGCTGAAGAATTCGAACTTACCATTCATTTTCCTGATGGATATATTTATGAGGAGCTTATCCCGGCACATGACAAAATTTTTATCGTAAAAAGTGACGACAGCTTTGAAAATCAGATGACGGTAACTGATGAACAGGGCAATGTTTATGAATGCCAATATGCAGGAACCACTGATGATGAACTGTTTGCAAAATGTGAAGAAATTGTAGCAGATTAAAAATGTTTCCAATTACTAAACACAGGAAGGAGAATTTTTATGAAAAAGCTTATCAGTATGTTGCTGGTTTGTTTGATGATTGTATCTTTATGCGCTTGCAATCCTGTGGAACGTTTGATATCTCCGGAGAATTCTGAAGAAAAGGGTGCTTCCAACCTTACCGAAGAAACCCTGATAGATGAACTTCAGGGCTGGTGGGTCGGAGAAATTTCCGATGGCTTAGCTTATTTGATGCATTTTAATGGAGAACGTTTTACGGATGGTCAGTATCCGGGATCTTACAATGTTGCCGGAAGTGTTGTGAAAGTAACTGAGCTCGGTACCGATGAATTTGAAATTCAGATTCATTTTCCGGAAGGAACGGTTGATGGCGAAACGATTGCAGAGCACGACGAAACAATGATCGTAACAAGTGATGATGGTTTTGAAAAAACTGTGACAGTTGCCACTTCAGATGGTGAGGCTTATCAATGTGAATATGCCGGAATTACAGATGTTGAACGATTGGAAAAATGTACTGAAATTACCGGTTTTTAAAAGTGGAATATGGCAAATAAGAACCCGACCCGATGACGCAATCGAAGATTGCGGTCGGGTGCCCCGGAACCTTGTTGTATTTACAATAAAAAAGTCCGTTTTGATAACGGACTTTTTTGTTTACTTATGATAGCTTTCATGGTTTAAAATTTTAAAGCCACGGTAAATTTGCTCTGTTAAAAACAAACGGGCAAGATTATGAGGGAAGGTCATTTTAGACATAGATATTTTCATTCGGCAGGCGGCGAGCACATCAGGATGCAACCCGTGAGAGCTGCCGATAATAAAGCACATCCCGCCTTCTGTAGCCTTTTTGTCAATCAGCTCGGCAAATTCTTCGGAGGAATACTGTTTGCCGTTGATTGCCATTGCAACCGGCACCATATTCTTAGGAATATTTTTTAGAATTTGTATTCCCTCTTTTTTGAGAACCGATTCGATTTCTTTTTCTCCCGGACGGTCGCTTAACGGTAAGTCAGGAACCTCAATATGGGTAAAATCGGTATATTTTTTCAGTCTCTTTTCATATTCTGAAATCAGATTACGAGTTGCTTCCTCTTTAATTTTTCCAACGGTGATAATGGTGGTTTTTATCATAATAATACCACCTCACCAAGCATACCGCGGTGTGACACGGAAAGCTCCGCGTCTTGATTCACTTTGATTTTGGATTCTTTTAACACATCTTCTACCGTGTGAAATGCAAGTTCGGAAGTGTTTGCTTCACCGCTTAAGTGGCCCAAAATGATTTTTTTCGTACCGCCTTTTATCAGATGTGTGGCAAATTTTCCTGCATTTTCATTGGAAAGGTGCCCTTCATTTCCACGGATTCTTTGTTTTAAATGGAAAGGATAGGAGCAATTTTCCAAAGCATTTAAGTCGTGATTGGATTCTAAGAAAACCAGTTCTTTTCCTTTTACATCGGTAAATAAATTCTCTGCCAAATGACCAACGTCTGTCAGGATGCTGATGGTTTTTTCGTCGGCAAACAGATTGTATCCCACAGTGTGACAGGCATCATGTGGAACAGGGAAAGATTCAATCCGTAAATCCAAAACACCCACACTCTGATTACGGTCAATCTGAAAAATGCGTTCAGAATAGTCGCAGATTTTGGGATAGAGTTCAATTAATGTGCCTTTGGTGCCACACACCTTCACATTAAGATGCTTCATCATCATGGGAAGGGCTGAGGTGTGGTCAGTGTGAGCGTGGGTTAAAAAAACGGCATCCAGTTTGCCGATGTCTTCCCCGATGGAATCCAATGACTCACGAATGCGCTTAAAGCTGCACCCGCAGTCCACCAGGATGCGGGTGCCTTTATAGGATATGAAAATAGAGTTACCGTTACTTCCTGAAAATAACGGACAAAATTTCAATTGATTCATATATTTTGATATACGGGCTTAGTTTTCTGTTTCGATTTTCTGAATGTCGCCGCCCATTCCTTTGATTTTATCAACAATTTTTTCATAACCGCGTTCAACGTGAAAAATATCAGAAATTTCAGTTGTTCCGCGAGCCATCAGCCCTGCAATTACCATAGCGGCACCTGCACGAAGGTCGGTTGCTCTCAGGGGAGCGGAGGAAAGCTCGTCCACTCCGGTAATCATTGCCATATTACCACTGACTTTAATGTCTGCTCCCATTTTCTTTAATTCTTCGGTATATTTAAAACGGGAATCCCAGATGGTTTCAGTTACGGTGCTGGTCCCTTCAGACACGCACAGTAAGGTGGCAATCAGGGGCTGCATATCGGTGGGGAATCCGGGATATGGTAAGGTTTTTACCACAGTCTTCTTGGGACGTTTTTTGTAGAATACTCTGATAGAGTCGTCTCCTTCTTCCACACCAACACCAATTTCTGTGAGTTTTGCGCTCATACATTCCAAGTGGCGGGGAATTACATTTTTCACCACAACATCACCTTTAGTAGCTGCTGCCATTACCATATATGTACCTGCTTCGATCTGGTCAGGAATGATGGAATAGCTGGAACCTTTTAATTCCTTTACGCCCACGATTTTAATGGTGTCGGTACCTGCGCCTTTGATTTTTGCGCCCATGGAGTTTAAAAAGTTTGCCACGTCAACAATGTGCGGTTCTTTTGCCACATTTTCAATAATGGTGGTGCCCTGCGCTTTGCAGGCACACAGCATAACATTGATGGTTGCGCCAACAGAAACCTGGTCGAAAAATACAGGGGCGGCAGTTAAGGCATTGGATTTTGCAACGATGGCACCGGATTTTACTTCGGTTTGCACGCCCAATGCTTCAAATCCTTTTAAATGCTGGTCAATAGGACGGTTTCCTAAATGGCATCCGCCGGGAAGAGCCACTTCTGCCTGATTGAATTTACCTAAAAGTGCGCCGATAAAGTAATAAGAGGCACGCATTTTGGTTGCCAGTTCATAAGGAACCTTAGAAGTGTTCATCTTGGTAGAATCAATATAGAGAACGCCGGGCTCTTTATAATAAACCTCTGCGTTCATCTGTTTTAAAATATTAATCATAATGCGCACGTCAGAAATATCGGGCACATTTTCTAAAACACAAGGAGTATCAGACAGCAAAGCAGCAGGAATCATAGCAACCGCAACGTTTTTTGCACCGCTGATTACTACTTCTCCGGTTAAAGGCTTTCCGCCGTTAATAACATATTTTTCCAAGTGGTTATCACACCTTTCGTCTATCTTAACAGCATGTTACTTTCCAAAAAATAACAGACTATTACATTCTGAAACCATTATAGCATATTGTTTCCAAAAAATAAAGTCTTTTTTTCACATTTTTTTATTTTTATCTGCTTTTTCTGAAAAAAAGTGGGTTTTCTCAAAAATCTTATGAAAAAAATGGTTGATTTTGTTGCAAACCGGATTGGATTGTGTTATACTATATAATAACCGAATTATAATTTAAAATAAACGGATGGAGAATGATTGTGAAAAAGCTAGTTTGTTTGATTCTTTGCGTTTTGTTACTCCACACGTCCGTGTGGGCAGCAAACCCCGTCCCGAAATTTGATATCTTGTCTAAAAATGCTGTGGTAATGGAAGCGGAAACAGGGCAGGTGTTGTTTGACCAAGGGATGAATGAGCAGAAATATCCTGCCAGCATCACCAAGGTGATGACTGCTTTGATTGCTCTGGAGCATTGTGAACTGACAGACGTTATTACGGTCAGTGATTATGCGGTGGAGCAAACGTTGGGAACCAGCAGTATCGGCCTTGCTGCAGGTGATGTCCTTACCGTGGAAGATGCTTTGCACGGGATGATGTTGGAATCTGCCAACGATTGTGCTATTGTTATTGCAGAAGATGTGGCAGGCAGTGAAAAAGACTTTGTAAAGTTGATGAATGAAAAGGCAAAAGAGTTGGGCGCCACCAACACCAACTTCGTCAATTCTCACGGTCTTCATGATGAGAAACACTATACCACTGCATATGATATGGCGTTGATTACCAGAGAAGCTATGAAAAATCCTGATTTCGTGAAGATTGCCGGAGCAAAAACATACACCATGTCCGACAATCCTGACAGGGTTCGTTCCAATAAAAATCTGATGCTGCAGTCCGGTCCGTATTATTATGAATATGCACGGTTTGGCAAAAATGGGTTTACTACCCCTGCGCAGAACACGATGGTAGTGGAAGCAAAGCGGGGAACCTTGGAGCTGATTTGTGTGGTAATGAACTGTACCGACGGTGAGAAGAAATATGAGGATGCGGCTAATCTTTTGGATTTTTGCTATGAAAACTTTTATAAAACCAAGATTGATAATGATTTGATTGATCCTCCTGCAGGCAAGCTTTGGGGAACCTTTGGGAAAATAGGACGTGTGGATTTTCAGTTGGATGGAGAGGCATTTGTGATGCTTCCCAATGGAGTTGGGGCAGAAGAGTTAAGTTTTTCTTATGAACTCGCTCCCCGCTATAAAAGAGCAGAAGAATACACTGCCAGTGTAACGGTTTCCTCCGACGGAGCAGAATTGTTTCAGATTCCTATGACGGGAACTGCTAAAAAGACCATTACGTTTTATAATATTTTAAAAACCATTTTCTGGTTGATTATTGCTGCAATTGTCTTTATTATTGGCGTTGCGGTGTATTACATCATAGAAGCGGAACGTAAGAAAAAACAGCGCCGCAAGGCGAAATTCCGCAGAACCTTCCGTGTGAAGAAAGATCTTTAAAATTATTTGTTCAAAAAAATAAAATAATATACATTGCATCCGCCTACCGCGGAGCAGTAGTGAAAGGAACAAAAGCGATGATTTTAGCGATTGATGTGGGCAACTCCAACATTGTGATTGGAGCTATCCATCAAAACGAAGTATGCTTTGTATCCAGGATGGCAACCGAAGGGTGCCGTACCGAGGACCAGTATGCGATTTATTTCCGTGAAATTTTGCGGCTGTATAATATGGAAGAAACTTCCTTTGAAGGCGGCATTATTTCCAGCGTAGTACCTCCCGTGACCAATGTAATCGCCAAAGCGGTTTCAAAACTCATCGGGAAAGATCCCTTGATTGTGGGACCCGGTATCAAAACAGGGCTCAATATTTTGATTGATAACCCTTCTCAGCTTGGGTCCGATATTGTGGTGGATAATGTGGCAGCACGGCATTTATATAAAACTGCCGTGATTGTGATTGATATGGGCACTGCCACCACGATTTCTGTGACGGATGAAAAAGGAAATATCCGTGGCGGTGCTATTGCACCCGGAGTTGGTATTTCCTTAAATGCGTTATCTCAGAATACCGCACAGCTTCAGGGAATCAACCTGGATTCTCCCAAAAAAGTAATCGGCACCAACACTGTAGATTCTATGAAAGCAGGGATGGTGTTTGGTTGGGCGTCTATGATAGACGGTATGATTGAACGTATTTTAGAAGAACTGGGTACCCCTGCCACTGTGGTTGCAACAGGTGGACATGCCAAGGCGATTATTCCGTATTGCAGAAAAGAAATTGTATATCGGGAAAACCTGTTGATGACAGGTTTAAATCTGGTATATCAGATGAATGTGAAAGCATAATTGAGGGGAGAATTACAATGAAAAGAAAACAATTAAATACACTTGTTGTTTTAACATTATTTATTGCTATTGAAGCGATTTTTGCATTTACTGCGTTAGGTTCCATTCCCTTGGGACCAGGGATTGTTGCAACTTTGGCACACATTCCGCCTTTGGTAGCTGCCATGGTTTTGGGCTATCGGGAAGGGGTGATTATGGGAGGTGTCATGGGTGTATTCTCATTGATCGTTTTTTCCACCTCTTTGCTGGGAAGCACATCGGCTTTTGCATTTACTCCCATTGCTCCCAACGGCAACTTTTGGAGTCTTGTGATTTGTATTGTTCCCAGAATTCTGTTCCCGGTTATCGGTGTGTTCTGCTATCGTTTTTGTAAGAAAAAATTCCATTCATCTGTTTCTGCAGGAATTGCAGGAGTTGTGGCAAGCTTGATGCATTCGTTTATGGTACTATCCCTGATTTATATTTGTTTTTATGGACATACTGCAGTTGGAAAAGATTATGTGGCTTTGATGATTGCCTGGGGTGGCATCAATGCAGTGCTCGAAATTGTGGTTGCGGCTGTTGTATGCGCAGGGATTGTTCCTGCGGTAGAAAAAACTCGCAGAAAAGCAATAAACTAATTAAGAAAGAGGGCTTCGATTGAATAAGAATAAGAGAAAACAATTTCGCTGGATAGCACTTTTAGTGCTTGGCCTTCCAATTGTGATTGTATTGTTTTACTGGTTAACTAAGCTGTTAACCGGGGTAACACCGGATGATATTTTTCTGTTTGCAGGGGGAAATGTTGTAATTGAGGTTCTCCTTGTACTGGGAATTTATGCCGTAAAAGCGGTACTGTTTTTTATTCCCGTAGCATTTTTATATATTCTGACGGGTAACCTTTTTCCGCCCATTTATAGTATTCTCATTAATATTATCGGCCTTTCTGTTACCATGTCTCTCACATTCTGGCTTGGAAAGAAGTTGGGAAGAAACCTTGTGAAAAAAATCATCCGTAAGTCTCCCAAGGTGAAGCGTTTTATGGATGACAGTGATAAAAGTCAGGTAACGTTATTTGCCCTTCGCGCATCTAATGTTTTTCCCGTGGAATTGATTTCCTTGGTCTGCGGAAGTACAGGTTATCGGTTCTGGAGTTTTTTAGGATTGTCGCTGTTGGCAATGGTTCCCACATTAATTCCCTTTACGTTGATGGGGGATTCTTTGAAAGATCCGTTGTCTCCCGGATTTTTGATTCCTTTTGGAATTGTATTGGCGATGATGGCAGGTTCTCTGATTGTTTATAAAATCAAGCATAAAGAAGAATAAAAAAACTGAATCATTCAAATGTGGAATGATTCAGTTTTTTTTAACTTTTTAAAATGGTGAGGGAAGCTGTACATTGCAATAGCTTATCTTTCCGGCTTCAATTTCAATAACACCGTAGGAAGCATTACCTGTTCTTGGACGTGAAATGCTACCCGGGTTTGCCAAAATTTTCCCTGAAAAATGCTCTACTTCTGCAATATGCGTATGCCCGAACAAAATCACATCAGCTTTCTCGGTGGCAGGAATACTCTTTAAAGGTGCGGGATCCCAACCCAAAAGATAATAATGCCCATGGGTAATAAATATCTTTTTATCCCCGATTGTCAACATTTTTTCGTTGGGATATGCACCGGAATAATCATTATTCCCTTGCACGCCGTAGATGGGAAAATCGAAAAAGTTGTCCTCTAAAAATTGGATATCCCGATTGATGTCCCCTAAATGAATTACGGCAGTAACACCATACATATTTTCAATAATCTGTTTCATTTTTCTCACATCACCATGAGAATCGGAAAACACTAAAATTCGTTCCATAAATTGGTACCTATACGGTCTTATAAAATCCGTGATGAACTTCTTGAACCGTTACGTCTAAATTTAGTTCCGTGAGCGCAATACGGATTTTTTCCAAAGCGGGATTCTCGGTTTCAAAGTGGCCTGCCGTAACCATACAAAGACCCAGGCTTTCTGCTAACTGATATTCGTGATATTTGGCTTCGCCTGTGAGATAAACATCGCAGTCTTTCATCGTTTCCACCATGCTTCCGCCTGCACCTCCAACGACAGCAACGGTTCTCACCTTGCGGTTGGGGTCTCCTGTATAATTCACATATGAAACTTGAAGAGATTCTTTTACCAGTGTGATAAAATCTTGTAAACAAATGGGCTCTTTTAAGAAACCTTTTCGGTAGATAGTAGGTTGGTCTGTGTGATAATCCATAAGCTCAAGCAGTTGACATAGCGTATCGTTTACGCCGCCCCAGCAGCTATCGAAGTTTGTATGCATAGAATATACCGCAATGTTGTGGGAAAGCAGCGTAGCAATCTGACGGCCTTTTTCTTCTTCTAAATTGATTGATTTTATTCCCCCCA from Oscillospiraceae bacterium encodes the following:
- a CDS encoding MBL fold metallo-hydrolase, with product MNQLKFCPLFSGSNGNSIFISYKGTRILVDCGCSFKRIRESLDSIGEDIGKLDAVFLTHAHTDHTSALPMMMKHLNVKVCGTKGTLIELYPKICDYSERIFQIDRNQSVGVLDLRIESFPVPHDACHTVGYNLFADEKTISILTDVGHLAENLFTDVKGKELVFLESNHDLNALENCSYPFHLKQRIRGNEGHLSNENAGKFATHLIKGGTKKIILGHLSGEANTSELAFHTVEDVLKESKIKVNQDAELSVSHRGMLGEVVLL
- a CDS encoding SigB/SigF/SigG family RNA polymerase sigma factor, which codes for MLFDKNNELIKLAKMGDTAAMEQLFSLNMGLVKKIALRFLNRGIEPDDAIQIGCIGLQKAIEKFDFSYDVQFSTYAVPMIMGEIKRFLRDDGAVKVSRYIKENSYKINRYLEDYKNKFFKDPKITEISEATGIPEDDVVTALSYTPTCESLYAPMGDDGSVMLMDKIPGEEHQEEKIVEYMALHELLQKLPQREQTVIRLRYFEDKTQNEVAKQLNISQVQVSRIEKKIIEGLRKKLTCS
- a CDS encoding D-alanyl-D-alanine carboxypeptidase gives rise to the protein MIVKKLVCLILCVLLLHTSVWAANPVPKFDILSKNAVVMEAETGQVLFDQGMNEQKYPASITKVMTALIALEHCELTDVITVSDYAVEQTLGTSSIGLAAGDVLTVEDALHGMMLESANDCAIVIAEDVAGSEKDFVKLMNEKAKELGATNTNFVNSHGLHDEKHYTTAYDMALITREAMKNPDFVKIAGAKTYTMSDNPDRVRSNKNLMLQSGPYYYEYARFGKNGFTTPAQNTMVVEAKRGTLELICVVMNCTDGEKKYEDAANLLDFCYENFYKTKIDNDLIDPPAGKLWGTFGKIGRVDFQLDGEAFVMLPNGVGAEELSFSYELAPRYKRAEEYTASVTVSSDGAELFQIPMTGTAKKTITFYNILKTIFWLIIAAIVFIIGVAVYYIIEAERKKKQRRKAKFRRTFRVKKDL
- a CDS encoding STAS domain-containing protein, coding for MNMEIFFEEQNDTLMILLRGELDHHNSIGMREQLALKLSEKNYRRIIFNLEGLDFMDSSGISFVAYGYKLASVFDARTYIYTTNQRYQRIFTMANMQELVTILSHGKELCKLWKF
- a CDS encoding anti-sigma F factor, with amino-acid sequence MEILNEMRLMFLSKSENEGFARITAAAFISPLDPTVSELVEVKTSVSEAVSNAVIHGYDKTVGVITLEMRLFSDYSVEITVTDSGKGIPDIEKAREPLFTTKTEEERSGMGFTVMESFMDILEVDSAPRKGTRIFMKKRLHPNHT
- a CDS encoding UDP-N-acetylglucosamine 1-carboxyvinyltransferase, which translates into the protein MEKYVINGGKPLTGEVVISGAKNVAVAMIPAALLSDTPCVLENVPDISDVRIMINILKQMNAEVYYKEPGVLYIDSTKMNTSKVPYELATKMRASYYFIGALLGKFNQAEVALPGGCHLGNRPIDQHLKGFEALGVQTEVKSGAIVAKSNALTAAPVFFDQVSVGATINVMLCACKAQGTTIIENVAKEPHIVDVANFLNSMGAKIKGAGTDTIKIVGVKELKGSSYSIIPDQIEAGTYMVMAAATKGDVVVKNVIPRHLECMSAKLTEIGVGVEEGDDSIRVFYKKRPKKTVVKTLPYPGFPTDMQPLIATLLCVSEGTSTVTETIWDSRFKYTEELKKMGADIKVSGNMAMITGVDELSSAPLRATDLRAGAAMVIAGLMARGTTEISDIFHVERGYEKIVDKIKGMGGDIQKIETEN
- the rpmB gene encoding 50S ribosomal protein L28 → MAKCEICNKATTFGIQVSHSHRRSNRTWKPNIKKVRAIVDGAPKKITVCSKCLKSGRVIRAI
- a CDS encoding dUTP diphosphatase: MKQRGFEVAKDFLERDIKLPERSTKNSAGYDFFAIEDTVIPSYYAQLLEKVVSKEPIKPTLVKTGIKAYMGEDEVLSIYNRSSNPGKKGLILANSVGIIDSDYYSNPDNDGHIMFAFYNFMPFAITIKKGDKIGQGIFTKFLKADDDNAQGDRTGGFGSTGK
- a CDS encoding peptidylprolyl isomerase, translating into MLVLTGCSQTSEQETTQQTTQSTQTTQTKGDADMKAIVTMKTVTVDKTDAQKPIVTIEMESGGIIKAELYPDVAPITVENFISLIEKGFYNGLTFHRNIPGFVIQGGCPQGTGTGGPGYTIKGEFSSNGVENNLKHTRGVLSMARAMDPDSAGSQFFIMHADAPHLDGDYAAFGMVTEGMDYVDSIATSGM
- a CDS encoding TVP38/TMEM64 family protein — translated: MNKNKRKQFRWIALLVLGLPIVIVLFYWLTKLLTGVTPDDIFLFAGGNVVIEVLLVLGIYAVKAVLFFIPVAFLYILTGNLFPPIYSILINIIGLSVTMSLTFWLGKKLGRNLVKKIIRKSPKVKRFMDDSDKSQVTLFALRASNVFPVELISLVCGSTGYRFWSFLGLSLLAMVPTLIPFTLMGDSLKDPLSPGFLIPFGIVLAMMAGSLIVYKIKHKEE
- a CDS encoding type III pantothenate kinase, which produces MILAIDVGNSNIVIGAIHQNEVCFVSRMATEGCRTEDQYAIYFREILRLYNMEETSFEGGIISSVVPPVTNVIAKAVSKLIGKDPLIVGPGIKTGLNILIDNPSQLGSDIVVDNVAARHLYKTAVIVIDMGTATTISVTDEKGNIRGGAIAPGVGISLNALSQNTAQLQGINLDSPKKVIGTNTVDSMKAGMVFGWASMIDGMIERILEELGTPATVVATGGHAKAIIPYCRKEIVYRENLLMTGLNLVYQMNVKA
- a CDS encoding ECF transporter S component translates to MKRKQLNTLVVLTLFIAIEAIFAFTALGSIPLGPGIVATLAHIPPLVAAMVLGYREGVIMGGVMGVFSLIVFSTSLLGSTSAFAFTPIAPNGNFWSLVICIVPRILFPVIGVFCYRFCKKKFHSSVSAGIAGVVASLMHSFMVLSLIYICFYGHTAVGKDYVALMIAWGGINAVLEIVVAAVVCAGIVPAVEKTRRKAIN
- a CDS encoding 23S rRNA (pseudouridine(1915)-N(3))-methyltransferase RlmH, whose amino-acid sequence is MKTTIITVGKIKEEATRNLISEYEKRLKKYTDFTHIEVPDLPLSDRPGEKEIESVLKKEGIQILKNIPKNMVPVAMAINGKQYSSEEFAELIDKKATEGGMCFIIGSSHGLHPDVLAACRMKISMSKMTFPHNLARLFLTEQIYRGFKILNHESYHK